The sequence below is a genomic window from Candidatus Methanoplasma termitum.
AGTACCGGCGCTGCCGCCGATGCCGTAGGCACCGGAGTTAGCGCCGGCGAACGCTGTAACGCTGCCGCCGTTGATGGTAATGGTCCCGGCACTGCTTATAGTGGTACCGCCGGTACCTATACCCGTTGATGAATTGATACCCCTCGCAGTCACGGTGCCGCCGTTGATGGTTATATTTCCGCCGGGTATGGTACCAGTAGTGCCGCTGCCGCCGATGCCTGCACAGTTAGAGGTGTTTGCCGTTACCGCAAGTGAGCCGTTCGTGCTGCCGGGCACAGATGCGCTGTCAATGATTATCGATGCTACCGCTGCGGGAGTTGTCGTAGTAGGTACTAAGATCGATCCGCTGATTGTATTTGTCCCTCTGATGAGCAGATTCACCGTAGCGCTGCCCTGTAAGGTGACATTTCCTGTGATAGTGATGTTACTGAAGGTCACGGTCGTGTTCACGCCGGTAGCGAAAGTGATGGTTCGCGACAAAGATGTCGTGGTGGTCTGTGTTATCTCATATGTGTTTCCGTTCGCCAAAGTAGTGAAGGCAAGCGCCGACCCGTTGAATGTGTAACCGGTGCCGTTCCCGGCAACATCTAAGTTGATCTGATAATTGGCCGCCGACGAGTCATCCGAGTGACTCACGGTATAAACAGCCGTTACGGCCATTATCATCACAATGAGCGCCAGCATGCCGTATTTTACGGCAGAGCGGCCCTTTATCCTACTTCCAGTTCCCCTACCTGTTTGAACCATAATTAAACAACTCCCCACTTAATGTTTTTAAAGAAATAAACACCGGCATACGCGGCCGGTCTCGCATAAGATCTTTGTGGAAAAGGTTTTGTAAAAAAAGGGTCATCGCGACCCTTTGTAATGTAATACTATGATCTGCTTTCGGCGGGTGCGCCGGCCGCAGTATCGCGGCCGTTCGGCGCTCGCATGACGGTCTTAAGATATCCGATGCGAGACGGGAAAGAACATACAGACAGAATAACCATTCGAAAATCTGCCGTACAGCCGTACGCCTGAGCGGTTCAGGAACGATGTGTTCCTCCTTGATCACGCTTAGATTTTCCTCTTTGCCGACAGTCCCCGCTTCCGTATTTACGGAAATATAACTGTGCGCCTTATGACTCGGCGGGACCGCCGTGTCACTATGCCGCAAAACAGGTAAGAAGCATGGCTCCCCCTCCACCGATTGTAAACCCCCTATCAGAGTCTCCTCCTCTCTCCGACCCGCACATTAAGTAGACCATAATAAACATTTCTCATACACCTATATCTTTGTCAACATAGTATCAAAAACATACTATTAAATATATATCCTACATATATGAAATCGATATGGCCGGTTTTGCGGCGGGCTGCGGTCCGGTTCTGCGTCGTTATTGACGGCAACAACATTTGGGTCCGCGCTTCCGCCATACTGAGGACGCCGCATAACGTACTTCCGCTCCGCCGCCGCAGCCGGAGAAGGCGGCAAAAAAATGTAAAAATAACTACCGAAAACATCTGGTTTTGTAACAGCTTTTTATACTGTTTTTCGGGAACGGAAAAATCGATCCATCCAACTTTGGGAGGTTTAATTATGGTGAACGTCATCCTGTTTTAAGATGGGAGTTAGACCACATGGAAATAGGGGAATGGTTGGGCGAAGATAACCAACTCGGTATAGATATTTGGCAGAAGAAATACTGCTACAACGGAGAAACGTTCGAACACTGGCTGGATCGCGTCAGCGACGGTAACGCTGACATCAGACAAATGATCGTCGAGAAAAAGTTCCTGTTCGGGGGAAGGATACTTGCAAACCGAGGCCTTCACAAGACCGGACTGAAGATAACACTCTCGAACTGCTACGTCGTGACGCCGCCCGAGGACTCGATAGAATCCATATTCGAATGCGCCGGGAAACTTGCGAGAACATTCAGCTACGGCGGAGGCGTGGGGATAGATCTTTCCAAGCTTGCTCCGCGCGGTGCGAAGATCAACAACACCGCATCCGAGACATCGGGTGCTGTATCGTTCACCGATCTGTACTCAATGGTGACTGGTCTGATCGGGCAGCACGGAAGGAGGGGGGCGCTTATGCTCTCGCTCTCCTGCGAACATCCCGATCTCGAAGAATTCACCGGTGTCAAGACCGATGTCGACAGAGTGACGAAAGCGAACATGTCCATCCGGGTGACCGACGAGTTCATGGATTGCGTTCGGGAAAAGAAGAACTTCGTACAGAGATTCATGAGGCCGGAGACAAAGGACAAGGTGGAAAAGAATCTCAACGCATATGAATTCTTCAAAAAACTGTGTTATGCGAACTGGGATTACGGCGAGCCCGGATGTCTTTTCTGGAACCGCATCGAATCGTGGAACCTTTTGAGCGAGTTCCCCGATTACCATTTCGCGGGTACCAACCCGTGCGCGGAAGAACCTCTGCCGGCGGGCGGAAGCTGTCTTCTCGGAAGCATGAATCTTTCTGTTTTCGTTAAGGAGGGGGAATTCGACGAGGAGGACTTCAGACGCACCGTCGGAATATGCGTGAGAGGATTGAACGATGTCCTCGAAGAGGGGTTGCCTCTTCACCCGCTGCAGGAGCAGAGGGACTCCGTCAGGGATTGGAGGCAGATCGGCCTCGGGATAATGGGTCTTGCTGATATGCTGATCAAGATGGAGCTGGAGTACGGGACCAAGGAAGCGATGGATTTCTGCCACATGCTCGGGTTCATCATGGCGGATGCCGCGATAAGGGAATCCGCGCTGATCGCCAAAGAAAAAGGGAAATTCCCTAAATGCAACATCGAGCAGATCATGAGCTCCCCTTATTTCTTGGAGAACACTTCCGAGGAAACAAGAGAACTGGTAAAACAGTACGGGGTAAGGAACTCGCAGCTGCTTACGATCGCACCGACCGGAACACTTTCGACGATGATCGGGATCTCCGGCGGCATCGAACCCATATTCGCCAACTCATACGAAAGAAGGACCGTCTCCCTCTCGGACCGCGATGAGTATTACAAGGTGTATACTCCCGTAGTAAAGGAGTACATGGACAAACACGGCGTGACCGACGAAAAGGCTCTTCCGCGTTTCTTCGTCACGGCTCAGAACTTGGATTACAAACAGCGCCTGAATCAGCAGGGGACCTGGCAGATGCACATTGACGCATCGATCAGTTCGACCGTGAACCTTCCCGCTGATTTCCCGGAGAACGAGGTATACGACCTATACCTGTATGCCTGGCAGATAGGCTGCAAAGGAGTGACCGTGTTCAGGGACGGATGCAAGCGTCTCGGCATACTTTCCGCAGAAAAGGCGGAAAAGGAACAGAAGAAGACGGACGAGCACGAGAACGGTAACGGCAACGGAAAGAAGAAAAAGAGAGGATTTGTTGAGAACGTTGCCGATGATGTGGTCGGAAAGAAGAGGAAACTTATGACCGGATGCGGAAGCCTACACTGCACAGCGTTCTTCGACCCCCACAGCGGCGAACTCCTGGAGGCATACCTGAACAAGGGCTCCACCGGAGGATGCAACAACTTCATGATCGGATTATCCAGGATGATATCGCTTGCCGCGAGGAGCGGCTGCGACATCAACTCTATCGTGGATCAGCTGAAGAGCTGCGGCTCGTGTCCGTCGTATGTCGTGAGAACATTCACGAAAAGAGATACCAGCAAAGGATCGTGCTGCCCGATGGCGGTGGGCTGGGCGCTTCTCGATATGAACGCGGAGATGCAGAGAGAAGTGAAGGGCATATCCTTTGAGGCGGAGAAAGAGACCGTAGCAAAGACCAGGGCCGTCATCAACCCCTGCCCGAAATGCGGCGACGAGCTGCAATTCCAGGGCGGATGCAACATCTGTAAGACATGCGGATGGACCAAGTGTGATTAATCCCTCTTAAAAACCACTTTTTCATATTCTTTTGTTATGAAATATTGAAAGATCAATGCTATGCCCGCTCCCGCCAGCAAGCCAGTGGCGACCCTTCCGGCAAGGAGATCGACATTGAAAACAAACTCGATGCCCCATTCGATAAGGGTCGAAACGATCATCAGAACTCCTATCAACGGGATCGTTTTGTTCTTAATCGGGATCACAGATATTTTTTCATCTGTCGCAATAAGGCCTACGATCGCCCCTGTCAAAATGGAAACGTCCCTCTGGCAGAAGGCCATCTGCGAACCGTTGATAATGAATGATCGCGATGTCTCCTGATGGCAGAACAGGTCGCCCAAGAAATAAACGCCTCTCGAAAGAGGGTCGGCAAAGGAAAGTTTGCTCCAATTGTCGATCACCCCCGCCCTGCCGTCCAGATCCGTGAAGGAACCGTACGGATGCAGCAAAGGCAGCAGTATCATCAGCAGTAGGAAAACTGCCAGGAACAGGAGTATAGCTCTGCCCGGCGATGATACTTTCATGCCGTTCAATTGGTCTTGCTGTATTTATTGTTGATTGACGGGCGGAACCGCCGTTCCGCCCGAAATAATAACAAAGTTTTGACGTATCACAACCCGATGCTCGAACACAGCACGAACACTATCAGAGACACCGGAAGCATGAATCCCAATCTGTATGCGATGTCCCTGATATCCACTTTCCCGTTCAGGAACGATGTCAGTATCGACACGAGTATGCACAGCTCGATCAGATATACCGAAAGTATGGCCGATGTGTTCCCAAAGTCAACCCCGTCCATCACTCTGGATATGGGCCCGAGCATTGTCACGCTCATACCGAGGACCAAGGGTGCGAATATCGCCGCGGTCCCCGTCATCATGTCGGTCATGCTCTTCAGTTTGTTCCTTATCCCCTTTCTGACGATGTCCTGGTCCTGTATCTGTCTCCCCACCGATACCGCAAGCCTTCCCGCGTCCCTCACATCCTTCTGAGAACATCTGTAGACGTCACAGAAT
It includes:
- a CDS encoding adenosylcobalamin-dependent ribonucleoside-diphosphate reductase; the encoded protein is MEIGEWLGEDNQLGIDIWQKKYCYNGETFEHWLDRVSDGNADIRQMIVEKKFLFGGRILANRGLHKTGLKITLSNCYVVTPPEDSIESIFECAGKLARTFSYGGGVGIDLSKLAPRGAKINNTASETSGAVSFTDLYSMVTGLIGQHGRRGALMLSLSCEHPDLEEFTGVKTDVDRVTKANMSIRVTDEFMDCVREKKNFVQRFMRPETKDKVEKNLNAYEFFKKLCYANWDYGEPGCLFWNRIESWNLLSEFPDYHFAGTNPCAEEPLPAGGSCLLGSMNLSVFVKEGEFDEEDFRRTVGICVRGLNDVLEEGLPLHPLQEQRDSVRDWRQIGLGIMGLADMLIKMELEYGTKEAMDFCHMLGFIMADAAIRESALIAKEKGKFPKCNIEQIMSSPYFLENTSEETRELVKQYGVRNSQLLTIAPTGTLSTMIGISGGIEPIFANSYERRTVSLSDRDEYYKVYTPVVKEYMDKHGVTDEKALPRFFVTAQNLDYKQRLNQQGTWQMHIDASISSTVNLPADFPENEVYDLYLYAWQIGCKGVTVFRDGCKRLGILSAEKAEKEQKKTDEHENGNGNGKKKKRGFVENVADDVVGKKRKLMTGCGSLHCTAFFDPHSGELLEAYLNKGSTGGCNNFMIGLSRMISLAARSGCDINSIVDQLKSCGSCPSYVVRTFTKRDTSKGSCCPMAVGWALLDMNAEMQREVKGISFEAEKETVAKTRAVINPCPKCGDELQFQGGCNICKTCGWTKCD
- a CDS encoding DUF2085 domain-containing protein, which gives rise to MKVSSPGRAILLFLAVFLLLMILLPLLHPYGSFTDLDGRAGVIDNWSKLSFADPLSRGVYFLGDLFCHQETSRSFIINGSQMAFCQRDVSILTGAIVGLIATDEKISVIPIKNKTIPLIGVLMIVSTLIEWGIEFVFNVDLLAGRVATGLLAGAGIALIFQYFITKEYEKVVFKRD